One Vicinamibacteria bacterium DNA segment encodes these proteins:
- a CDS encoding helix-turn-helix domain-containing protein: MANEKSFGTQLRDAREASGDTLDAIARTTRISRRYLQALEASDLETLPG; this comes from the coding sequence TTGGCAAACGAGAAGAGCTTCGGAACGCAGCTGAGGGATGCCCGAGAGGCGTCCGGGGATACCCTCGACGCCATCGCCCGGACGACCCGCATTTCCCGTCGCTACCTTCAGGCACTGGAGGCCAGCGACCTCGAAACCCTTCCGGGA